One region of Skermanella mucosa genomic DNA includes:
- a CDS encoding twin transmembrane helix small protein — MSGILTFLLVVAMLAVLGALFVGLFAMVRGGEFNDKYGNRMMRLRVILQGVALVLFVLAVIASSA; from the coding sequence ATGAGCGGAATTCTGACATTTCTCCTGGTCGTGGCGATGCTCGCCGTCCTTGGCGCGCTGTTCGTCGGTCTGTTCGCCATGGTCCGTGGCGGCGAGTTCAACGACAAGTACGGCAACCGCATGATGCGGCTGCGCGTGATCCTCCAGGGGGTCGCCCTGGTGCTTTTCGTCCTCGCCGTCATTGCTTCCTCGGCCTGA
- a CDS encoding cob(I)yrinic acid a,c-diamide adenosyltransferase has protein sequence MVQLTRIYTRGGDKGETSLGDGKRVAKHDLRVASYGTVDEVNSVIGLARLSTAADPGIDAMLSRIQNDLFDLGADLCTPEQDNPPYPPLRIADAQVERLEREIDAMNAELSPLKSFVLPGGTPAAAHLHLARTVARRAERLMTELAGHEPVGGPALRFINRLSDHLFVLSRYVNDKGALDVLWVPGANR, from the coding sequence ATGGTGCAGCTGACGCGGATCTATACCCGGGGCGGCGACAAGGGAGAAACCTCGCTCGGCGACGGCAAGCGCGTCGCCAAGCACGACCTGCGCGTCGCGTCCTACGGCACGGTCGATGAAGTGAACAGCGTGATCGGCCTGGCACGCCTGTCCACCGCGGCCGATCCCGGGATCGACGCCATGCTGTCGCGGATCCAGAACGACCTGTTCGACCTGGGCGCCGACCTGTGCACGCCCGAGCAGGACAACCCGCCCTACCCGCCGCTCCGCATCGCCGATGCGCAGGTGGAGCGCCTGGAGCGCGAAATCGACGCCATGAACGCGGAGCTCAGCCCGCTCAAGAGTTTCGTCCTGCCCGGCGGAACCCCCGCCGCGGCCCACCTGCATCTCGCCCGCACCGTGGCGCGGCGGGCCGAGCGGCTGATGACGGAACTGGCCGGGCACGAGCCCGTGGGCGGGCCGGCGCTGAGATTCATCAACCGGCTGTCGGATCATCTGTTCGTCCTCAGCCGTTATGTGAACGACAAAGGCGCGCTCGACGTGCTGTGGGTGCCCGGCGCCAACCGCTGA
- a CDS encoding electron transfer flavoprotein subunit beta/FixA family protein: MKVLVPVKRVVDYNVKIRVKADGSGVETANVKMSMNPFDEIAVEEAVRLKESKAATEVIAVSLGVQACQETLRTALAMGADRAVHVLTDADLQPLAVAKALKAVVEKEQPQLVIMGKQAIDDDANQTGQMLAALLGWAQGTFASKVVPGGETVTVTREVDGGLETVELKLPAVVTTDLRLNEPRYASLPNIMKAKKKPIETVSPADLGVDPAPRLKTLKVVEPPKRSAGIKVKTVQELVDKLKNEAKVI; the protein is encoded by the coding sequence ATGAAAGTCCTCGTCCCGGTTAAGCGGGTGGTCGACTACAACGTGAAGATCCGCGTCAAAGCGGACGGCTCGGGAGTCGAGACTGCCAACGTTAAGATGTCGATGAACCCGTTTGATGAAATCGCGGTTGAAGAAGCGGTTCGTCTCAAGGAATCGAAGGCGGCGACCGAAGTGATCGCCGTCAGCCTGGGTGTCCAAGCCTGCCAGGAAACCCTGCGCACCGCGCTCGCGATGGGGGCCGACCGGGCCGTCCATGTGCTGACCGATGCCGACCTGCAGCCGCTGGCCGTCGCCAAGGCGCTCAAGGCCGTGGTCGAGAAGGAACAGCCGCAGCTCGTCATCATGGGCAAGCAGGCGATCGACGACGACGCCAACCAGACCGGCCAGATGCTGGCCGCCCTGCTCGGCTGGGCCCAGGGGACCTTCGCGTCCAAGGTGGTGCCCGGCGGCGAGACCGTGACCGTGACCCGCGAAGTGGACGGCGGCCTGGAGACGGTCGAGCTGAAGCTGCCGGCCGTGGTGACGACCGACCTGCGCCTCAACGAGCCGCGCTACGCGTCGCTGCCGAACATCATGAAGGCGAAGAAGAAGCCGATCGAGACGGTTTCGCCGGCCGATCTCGGCGTCGATCCCGCACCCCGCCTGAAGACCCTGAAGGTCGTCGAGCCGCCCAAGCGCTCCGCCGGCATCAAGGTCAAGACGGTGCAGGAACTGGTCGACAAGCTGAAGAACGAAGCCAAGGTGATCTGA
- a CDS encoding electron transfer flavoprotein subunit alpha/FixB family protein — protein MSVLVIAENAEGAIKPATLNTVTAAAKLGGDVHVLVAGANAKGAAEAAARIAGVSKVLVADAEPYAHGLAENVAPLIVDLAKGYSHVLAPATSFGKNVMPRVAALLDVAQISEIVGVHDADTFDRPIYAGNAIATVQSSDPIKIITVRGTAFDAAAAEGGSATVEDAATGADAGLSKFVGQELSKSERPELTSAKAIVSGGRGMQSGENFHMLETLADKLGAAVGASRAAVDAGYVPNDYQVGQTGKIVAPELYIAVGISGAIQHLAGMKDSKVIVAINKDEEAPIFQVADYGLVGDLFKVVPELTEELDKVR, from the coding sequence ATGAGCGTCCTCGTCATCGCGGAAAACGCCGAAGGCGCGATCAAGCCCGCCACCCTGAACACCGTCACCGCCGCCGCCAAGCTGGGCGGCGACGTCCATGTCCTGGTCGCAGGCGCCAACGCCAAGGGCGCCGCCGAAGCGGCGGCCCGGATCGCGGGCGTGTCGAAGGTGCTGGTCGCCGACGCCGAGCCCTACGCCCACGGGCTGGCCGAGAACGTCGCCCCGCTGATCGTCGATCTGGCCAAGGGTTACAGCCACGTGCTGGCCCCGGCGACCAGCTTCGGCAAGAACGTCATGCCGCGGGTCGCAGCCCTGCTCGACGTGGCCCAGATCTCGGAGATCGTGGGCGTCCACGACGCCGACACGTTCGACCGGCCGATCTATGCCGGCAATGCCATCGCCACCGTCCAGTCGTCCGACCCGATCAAGATCATCACCGTGCGCGGCACGGCCTTCGACGCGGCGGCCGCCGAGGGCGGCAGCGCCACGGTCGAGGATGCGGCGACCGGTGCGGATGCCGGCCTGTCCAAGTTCGTCGGACAGGAGCTGTCCAAGTCGGAGCGGCCGGAGCTGACCAGCGCCAAGGCCATCGTGTCGGGCGGCCGGGGCATGCAGTCCGGCGAGAACTTCCATATGCTGGAGACACTGGCCGACAAGCTGGGCGCCGCGGTCGGCGCGAGCCGTGCGGCGGTGGACGCCGGCTATGTCCCCAACGACTACCAGGTCGGTCAGACCGGCAAGATCGTGGCACCCGAGCTCTACATTGCGGTCGGCATTTCCGGTGCGATCCAGCACCTGGCCGGGATGAAGGACTCCAAGGTCATCGTGGCCATAAATAAAGATGAGGAAGCGCCGATTTTCCAGGTCGCCGATTACGGCCTCGTGGGGGACCTGTTCAAGGTCGTTCCCGAGCTGACGGAGGAACTGGACAAGGTGCGATAA
- a CDS encoding 3-hydroxybutyryl-CoA dehydrogenase codes for MIQKIGVIGAGQMGAGIAHVCAVSGFDVKLSDISADALNKAVKNIDRNLERQVAKGKVSEADRHTAIERITTGTDLAMFGDCDLVIEAATEAEEVKREIFKRLVPNLKADALIASNTSSISITRLAAVTDRPAKFMGMHFMNPVPVMQLVELIRGIATDEETFQAVRDLTLKLGKKAAVAEDFPAFIVNRILLPMINEAVYTLYEGVGSVEAIDTALKLGANHPMGPLELADFIGLDTCLAIMHVLYDGLADSKYRPCPLLVKYVEAGWVGRKAGRGFYDYSKEVPVPTR; via the coding sequence ATGATTCAGAAGATCGGTGTCATCGGGGCCGGGCAGATGGGTGCGGGTATCGCCCATGTCTGCGCAGTGTCAGGCTTCGACGTCAAGCTGTCCGATATCAGTGCCGATGCGCTGAACAAGGCGGTGAAAAATATCGACAGGAACCTGGAACGTCAGGTCGCCAAGGGCAAGGTGAGCGAGGCCGACCGGCACACGGCCATCGAGCGCATCACCACCGGCACCGATCTGGCGATGTTCGGGGACTGCGACCTCGTCATCGAGGCGGCGACGGAAGCCGAGGAAGTCAAACGGGAAATCTTCAAGCGTCTGGTCCCCAACCTGAAGGCCGACGCGCTGATCGCGAGCAACACATCGTCGATCTCGATCACGCGGCTGGCCGCGGTGACCGACCGGCCGGCCAAGTTCATGGGCATGCATTTCATGAACCCGGTGCCGGTGATGCAGCTCGTGGAGCTGATCCGCGGCATCGCGACCGACGAGGAGACGTTCCAGGCGGTCAGGGACCTGACGCTGAAGCTGGGCAAGAAGGCCGCCGTGGCGGAAGACTTCCCGGCCTTCATCGTCAACCGCATCCTGCTGCCGATGATCAACGAGGCCGTCTACACCCTCTACGAGGGCGTCGGCTCGGTCGAGGCGATCGACACCGCGCTGAAGCTGGGCGCCAACCACCCGATGGGTCCGCTGGAGCTGGCGGACTTCATCGGCCTGGATACCTGCCTGGCGATCATGCACGTGCTCTATGACGGCCTCGCCGACAGCAAGTACCGGCCCTGCCCGCTGCTGGTGAAGTATGTCGAGGCCGGCTGGGTCGGGCGCAAGGCTGGCCGCGGCTTCTACGACTACAGCAAGGAAGTGCCGGTTCCGACGCGCTGA
- a CDS encoding CcdB family protein, giving the protein MLVGQSDFVQVQRSGVVVPLVRVGAVGTVIARLMPVFEILDEPVVMMTP; this is encoded by the coding sequence GTGTTGGTCGGTCAAAGCGACTTCGTCCAGGTTCAACGGTCCGGGGTCGTCGTGCCTCTGGTCCGGGTCGGCGCTGTCGGGACGGTGATAGCCCGTCTGATGCCCGTGTTCGAGATCCTGGATGAACCGGTCGTCATGATGACGCCGTAG
- a CDS encoding type II toxin-antitoxin system CcdA family antitoxin, with protein MRKTTNVSARAELVAEAKSLGIDLSEVFEEALENAVAAARRKCWIAENRQAFGDYDRFVEAHGNFNAGRRLF; from the coding sequence TTGCGGAAGACAACCAATGTCTCGGCTCGGGCCGAGTTGGTCGCGGAAGCCAAGTCACTCGGCATCGACCTGTCCGAAGTCTTCGAAGAGGCGCTGGAGAACGCGGTCGCGGCGGCCCGACGGAAATGCTGGATCGCGGAGAACCGCCAAGCCTTCGGGGACTATGACAGGTTCGTCGAAGCGCACGGAAATTTCAACGCCGGAAGGCGGCTTTTCTGA
- a CDS encoding DUF3140 domain-containing protein — protein sequence MSFSDEEKAKIRTEYRDAVNMTQKELERWLETEESKGVGFTRDGEDESVGHHSGRRIVEIAGTKQGDLTDDDHAHMRKVVAYVHRHCAQGPSHDVETSRWRYSLMNWGHDPLRKSG from the coding sequence ATGTCGTTCAGCGATGAAGAGAAGGCGAAGATCCGCACCGAGTACCGCGACGCCGTCAATATGACGCAGAAAGAACTGGAGCGCTGGCTGGAAACGGAGGAAAGCAAGGGTGTCGGCTTTACCCGCGACGGCGAGGACGAATCGGTCGGCCACCACTCCGGCCGCCGCATCGTGGAGATCGCCGGCACGAAGCAGGGCGACCTGACGGACGACGATCATGCCCACATGAGAAAGGTCGTGGCCTATGTCCATCGGCACTGCGCGCAGGGTCCGTCCCATGACGTGGAGACGTCCCGCTGGCGCTACAGCCTGATGAACTGGGGCCACGACCCCCTCAGGAAGAGCGGCTGA
- a CDS encoding alpha/beta fold hydrolase, with translation MYGYRPPRASRTGTILAASAAALAAAALYNTWRTRKAEREHPPSGHFVNVDGVRLHYIERGEGTPVVLLHGNVVTAEDYVWSGVFHRLAARHRVIAIDRPGFGYSDRPHGSMWTAREQADLLRDALAQLGIDHAVVVGHSWGTLVALELALSHPDMVSGLVLLAGYYQPTVRADVPLVAAPAVPVFGDVLRYTLSPLVGSALMTPTLKGMFAPLPVPELFNREFPRVFPVRPGQIRAESQDAVTMVPAVYGMEERVRDLRIPVTIFAGTEDLVVDHETHAVWLHETIPGSDLHLVPGAGHMVHYAVPDEVADAIEQTARGNRVAVQAAPGVAAHS, from the coding sequence GTGTACGGCTATCGACCACCCCGGGCTTCGCGAACCGGAACGATCCTCGCCGCGTCGGCGGCGGCCCTGGCCGCCGCGGCGCTCTACAACACATGGCGGACGCGCAAGGCGGAGCGCGAGCATCCCCCTTCCGGACATTTCGTGAACGTCGACGGTGTGCGCCTCCACTATATCGAGCGGGGCGAGGGCACGCCGGTCGTCCTGCTCCACGGCAACGTCGTCACCGCCGAGGACTATGTCTGGAGCGGCGTGTTCCACCGATTGGCAGCGCGTCACCGGGTCATCGCCATCGACCGTCCGGGCTTCGGCTACAGCGACCGGCCGCACGGGTCGATGTGGACGGCGCGGGAGCAGGCGGACCTGCTGCGCGATGCCCTCGCCCAACTCGGCATCGACCATGCCGTCGTGGTCGGCCATTCCTGGGGCACGCTCGTCGCCCTGGAACTCGCGCTGAGCCACCCGGACATGGTGAGCGGTCTTGTCCTGCTGGCGGGCTACTACCAGCCGACCGTCCGGGCCGACGTGCCGCTGGTCGCCGCACCCGCCGTGCCCGTTTTCGGCGACGTGCTGCGCTATACCCTGTCGCCTCTCGTGGGATCGGCGCTGATGACGCCGACCTTGAAGGGAATGTTCGCCCCGCTGCCGGTGCCCGAGCTTTTCAACCGCGAATTCCCCCGAGTCTTTCCCGTCCGTCCGGGGCAGATCCGGGCCGAATCGCAGGATGCGGTGACCATGGTGCCGGCCGTGTACGGGATGGAGGAGCGCGTCCGCGACCTGCGCATTCCGGTGACGATCTTCGCCGGTACCGAGGACCTGGTGGTCGACCACGAGACCCACGCGGTCTGGCTGCACGAGACTATCCCCGGCAGCGACCTCCACCTTGTTCCAGGGGCCGGCCACATGGTCCACTATGCGGTACCCGACGAGGTCGCCGACGCGATCGAGCAGACGGCACGCGGCAACCGGGTCGCCGTCCAGGCGGCTCCCGGTGTGGCCGCGCATTCCTAA
- a CDS encoding TlpA family protein disulfide reductase encodes MRNLIAAAMLGIVCAAGWWVASDAGQANAARPPLEGTMKKFKPADQPRPVPELSFITADGARGDLSDFKGKVVLLNLWATWCAPCVREMPSLDALQGKLGGEDFEVVALSLDRGGRNMVQPFFDRVGIRNLSMYLDPQSAAMGTLKPRGLPTTLVIDRDGFELGRLEGDAEWDSEEAVGLLRHYIDEGVRPPRMMKTGG; translated from the coding sequence ATGCGTAATTTAATCGCCGCCGCAATGCTCGGCATCGTCTGCGCCGCCGGATGGTGGGTCGCGAGCGACGCGGGGCAGGCGAACGCGGCCCGTCCGCCGCTCGAAGGCACCATGAAAAAGTTCAAGCCGGCGGACCAGCCCCGGCCGGTGCCGGAGCTGAGCTTCATCACTGCGGACGGCGCCCGCGGCGATCTGTCCGACTTCAAGGGCAAGGTCGTCCTGCTGAACCTCTGGGCGACATGGTGCGCCCCCTGCGTGCGGGAGATGCCGTCCCTGGACGCCCTGCAAGGCAAGCTGGGCGGGGAGGATTTCGAGGTGGTGGCCCTGTCCCTCGACCGGGGCGGCAGGAACATGGTCCAGCCGTTCTTCGACCGCGTCGGCATCCGGAACCTGTCCATGTACCTGGACCCCCAGAGCGCCGCCATGGGCACGCTGAAACCCCGCGGCCTGCCGACCACCCTTGTGATCGATCGGGACGGTTTCGAGCTCGGCCGTCTTGAAGGCGATGCGGAGTGGGACAGCGAGGAGGCCGTCGGGCTGCTCCGTCACTACATCGACGAGGGCGTGCGGCCGCCCAGGATGATGAAGACCGGCGGGTGA
- the argH gene encoding argininosuccinate lyase, whose protein sequence is MTDQATPKNAGSAANQLWGGRFASGPSSIMERINVSIGFDQRLAVQDIAGSKAHAAMLARQGIIGKDDASRIIEGLDRIANEIADGGFTFKTELEDIHMNVEARLAELIGEPAGRLHTARSRNDQVATDFRLWVRDALDRLDAGLKDLQSAMIDLAERHTDTVMPGFTHLQTAQPVTFGHHLLAYVEMLGRDRGRMRDARARLNECPLGSAALAGTSFPIDRHGVAEALGFDRPTANSLDAVSDRDFALEYLGAAAICAVHLSRLAEEIVVWCSDAFRFVRLTDAFTTGSSIMPQKKNPDAAELVRAKSGRVIGALGGLLIVMKGLPLAYSKDMQEDKEPVFETDDTLGLCVAAMAGMVRDMTPDAGRMRAATEAGFITATDLADWLVRVLGLPFRQAHHVTGRIVKLAEDRNAKLADLSLADLQSVEPRITQAVFDVLTVDASVASRTSFGGTAPETVRKAVTAARERFL, encoded by the coding sequence ATGACCGACCAAGCAACACCCAAAAACGCCGGCAGCGCCGCCAACCAGCTTTGGGGCGGACGCTTCGCAAGCGGACCGTCCTCGATCATGGAACGCATCAACGTGTCGATCGGATTCGATCAGCGTCTGGCGGTCCAGGACATCGCGGGCTCCAAGGCCCATGCCGCCATGCTGGCCCGGCAGGGCATCATCGGCAAGGACGATGCGTCCAGGATCATCGAAGGCCTGGACCGCATCGCCAATGAGATTGCCGACGGCGGCTTCACGTTCAAGACCGAACTGGAAGACATCCACATGAACGTGGAGGCGCGGCTCGCCGAACTGATCGGCGAGCCGGCCGGCCGGCTGCACACCGCGCGGTCCCGCAACGACCAGGTGGCGACAGACTTCCGCCTGTGGGTGCGCGACGCGCTGGACCGGCTCGACGCCGGGCTGAAGGACCTGCAGTCGGCCATGATCGACCTTGCGGAACGGCACACCGACACGGTGATGCCAGGGTTCACCCACCTGCAGACGGCCCAGCCGGTGACCTTCGGGCACCATCTGCTGGCCTATGTGGAGATGCTGGGCCGCGACCGGGGCCGCATGCGCGATGCCCGCGCGCGGCTGAACGAGTGCCCGCTGGGATCGGCGGCGCTGGCCGGCACGTCCTTCCCGATCGACCGCCACGGCGTGGCGGAGGCGCTGGGCTTCGACCGGCCCACGGCCAATTCGCTGGACGCCGTGTCCGACCGGGATTTCGCGCTGGAATATCTCGGCGCCGCGGCGATCTGCGCGGTCCACCTCTCGCGCCTCGCGGAGGAGATCGTGGTCTGGTGCAGCGACGCCTTCCGCTTCGTCCGGCTGACCGACGCCTTCACCACCGGCAGCTCGATCATGCCGCAGAAGAAGAACCCGGACGCGGCGGAACTGGTCCGCGCCAAGTCGGGCCGCGTTATCGGCGCGCTGGGCGGGCTGCTGATCGTCATGAAGGGTCTGCCCCTGGCCTATTCCAAGGACATGCAGGAAGACAAGGAACCGGTGTTCGAGACCGACGACACGCTCGGGCTGTGCGTCGCCGCGATGGCCGGCATGGTCCGCGACATGACTCCGGACGCCGGCCGGATGCGGGCGGCGACCGAGGCCGGCTTCATCACCGCGACCGACCTCGCGGACTGGCTGGTGCGGGTGCTGGGGCTGCCGTTCCGCCAAGCCCACCACGTGACCGGACGGATCGTCAAGCTGGCGGAGGACAGGAATGCCAAGCTGGCCGATCTCAGCCTCGCCGACCTGCAATCGGTCGAGCCGCGCATCACCCAGGCCGTCTTCGACGTGCTGACCGTGGACGCCTCGGTCGCCAGCCGGACCAGCTTCGGCGGCACCGCGCCGGAGACCGTGCGCAAGGCGGTGACCGCGGCCCGGGAGCGCTTCCTGTGA